A single window of Planktothrix serta PCC 8927 DNA harbors:
- a CDS encoding lytic transglycosylase domain-containing protein, protein MIKRRISKVWILPVIASVALLVGVFFPLTQFRAWKQSLQQTHSPGSQTPESEVLKLALLPVSQRQTELEPIAQERNTSVERSRARYLLASDSLQEKPEITIQLLEGLEKDYPLLSGHILVKRAQAYEQIGETEKAQKTWQELLENYGEQPVVVEALFALGKTNPKYWDQAIAKFPSHPRTLEIAQSRLKQNPNQPELLLLIAQHGLYLKDYGTYLEQLKAKYGNQLTPEQWEIVAFGYWEKQDYGKAAIAYSKAPKTPQNLYRHGRGLWLNDKIPESRIAYKQLINAFPQEIDPQGEDAGFGLLRLSRLSDQKEALVYLDQVIAKFPRHAAEALLDKAKLLDQMRSEKSASETRQQLLSQYSDSEAAAQLRWELAQQAAKAGNLKSASDWAKQVSTKNPDSEFAPEATFWVGKWAEKIGNSQDAKKAFEYLIVRYPSSYYAWRSAVHLGWPVGDFTTVRPLSPHVEHPDIREVPPGGSQTLQELYALGQNQEAWTLWQTEFKNPMQPSVTEQYTDGLMRMGIGDNLEGIWMLSSLSRRDDPQERSQYLELKQRPAYWEALYPFPYLETIVNWSKERQLNPVLVTALIRQESRFMPRIKSVVGATGLMQVMPETGADVAKQIKLTDYSLDNVNDNVNLGTYYLDFTHREYNNNSMLAVASYNAGPGAVSSWLQRFGFQDPDEFVVKIPYPETQDYVKSVFENYWNYLRIYNPDVAQLLQEHTANYKN, encoded by the coding sequence ATGATTAAGCGACGAATCTCAAAAGTTTGGATTTTACCAGTCATTGCATCTGTGGCTTTGTTGGTGGGTGTATTCTTTCCCCTGACGCAATTTCGAGCCTGGAAACAATCATTACAACAGACCCATTCTCCCGGTTCACAAACCCCTGAGTCGGAAGTTTTAAAACTTGCTTTATTGCCAGTTTCTCAACGTCAAACAGAATTAGAACCCATAGCCCAAGAGCGAAATACTTCTGTAGAAAGAAGTCGGGCGCGATATTTACTAGCCAGTGATTCTTTACAGGAAAAACCTGAAATCACGATTCAATTATTAGAGGGATTAGAGAAAGATTATCCCCTATTATCCGGTCATATTTTAGTTAAACGGGCGCAAGCTTATGAACAAATAGGAGAGACCGAAAAAGCTCAGAAAACTTGGCAGGAACTCTTAGAAAACTATGGAGAACAACCTGTTGTCGTAGAAGCGTTATTTGCCTTGGGAAAAACAAATCCTAAATATTGGGATCAAGCAATCGCTAAATTTCCCAGTCATCCCCGCACCCTAGAAATTGCTCAAAGTCGCCTCAAACAAAATCCCAATCAACCGGAGTTATTATTATTAATTGCCCAACATGGATTGTATTTAAAAGACTATGGAACTTATTTAGAACAATTAAAAGCCAAATATGGCAATCAACTCACTCCCGAACAATGGGAAATTGTGGCATTTGGTTATTGGGAAAAACAAGATTATGGGAAAGCAGCGATCGCCTATTCCAAAGCCCCAAAAACGCCTCAAAATCTCTATCGTCATGGGAGAGGGTTATGGTTAAATGATAAAATTCCTGAGTCTCGAATTGCTTATAAACAGTTAATTAATGCCTTTCCCCAGGAGATTGATCCCCAAGGGGAAGATGCCGGATTTGGTTTACTCAGATTATCGCGGCTTTCCGATCAAAAAGAGGCTTTAGTTTATTTAGATCAAGTTATTGCTAAATTTCCTCGTCATGCAGCAGAAGCTTTATTAGATAAAGCTAAACTATTAGATCAAATGCGATCGGAAAAATCTGCTTCAGAAACTCGTCAACAATTACTCAGTCAATATAGTGATTCTGAAGCCGCCGCCCAATTGCGTTGGGAACTCGCCCAACAAGCCGCAAAAGCCGGAAATTTAAAATCAGCTTCCGACTGGGCGAAACAAGTTTCAACGAAAAATCCTGATAGTGAATTTGCCCCAGAAGCAACATTTTGGGTAGGGAAATGGGCGGAAAAAATCGGCAATTCTCAAGATGCAAAAAAAGCCTTTGAATATTTAATTGTGCGTTATCCTTCCTCTTATTATGCTTGGCGTTCTGCGGTGCATTTAGGATGGCCTGTAGGAGATTTTACAACAGTTCGGCCCCTCTCTCCCCATGTTGAACATCCTGATATTCGAGAAGTGCCTCCGGGGGGTTCTCAAACCTTACAAGAATTATATGCGTTAGGACAAAATCAAGAGGCTTGGACGTTATGGCAAACGGAGTTTAAAAATCCCATGCAGCCTTCGGTTACTGAACAATATACCGATGGATTAATGCGAATGGGAATAGGGGATAATTTAGAGGGAATTTGGATGTTATCGAGTTTAAGTCGGCGAGATGATCCTCAAGAGCGATCGCAATATTTAGAATTAAAACAAAGACCTGCTTATTGGGAAGCATTATATCCTTTTCCCTACTTAGAAACCATTGTCAATTGGTCAAAAGAACGACAATTAAATCCGGTATTAGTAACGGCTTTAATTCGTCAAGAATCCCGGTTTATGCCGAGGATTAAATCTGTTGTCGGAGCGACGGGATTAATGCAGGTAATGCCAGAAACTGGGGCGGATGTTGCTAAACAAATTAAATTGACTGATTATTCCTTAGATAATGTCAATGATAATGTCAATTTAGGTACTTATTATTTGGATTTTACCCATCGAGAATATAACAATAATTCCATGTTAGCAGTAGCGAGTTACAATGCTGGGCCGGGTGCGGTTTCAAGTTGGTTACAGCGCTTTGGATTTCAAGATCCCGATGAATTTGTGGTTAAAATTCCCTATCCTGAAACTCAAGATTATGTGAAATCGGTGTTTGAAAATTACTGGAATTATCTCAGAATTTATAACCCCGATGTTGCCCAACTTTTACAAGAACATACGGCTAATTATAAAAATTAG
- a CDS encoding RNA-guided endonuclease InsQ/TnpB family protein has protein sequence MLTSRNKKVVIVESMAKAIKTMGVQQILLSPDPEIRALLEYLCQQSGKLYNTGIYFARQTLFKTGKLLTGKFDLAFEPSVSKSLLAQSMPSTPMQQTLMSVTEAFKSFKNLRDLHKKGQLHFRPKPPGYLKGSKLFKVAYPNSGGQKPTLINGQLRFSLGLTIRRWFGVSEFFLPMPSNLDYSQVKEFTILPKNGAFYLEVSYEIEKQSHELDVNQALSIDLGTADNLAACVDTLGNSFLIDARAMKAANQLGNKKVSTRKEGKAQGYWDNWLDRITRKRNHQMRDGINKAAKLMLNHCLKYGIGTLVMGWNEGFKINADLGNLNNQKFVQMPLGKLKSRVKQLCDLHGILFVETEEAYTSKASFLDGDSLPKYGEKPMGWKASGNRIKRGLYRTSDGFVVNADLNGAANILKKVSGRLGLSLNQLSRRSLAVVARIRLN, from the coding sequence ATGTTAACATCAAGAAACAAAAAAGTCGTGATAGTCGAGTCAATGGCTAAAGCAATTAAAACAATGGGAGTACAGCAAATATTGTTGTCTCCAGACCCAGAAATCCGTGCGTTACTAGAATACCTTTGTCAACAATCCGGTAAATTGTACAACACAGGAATTTATTTTGCCCGTCAAACATTATTTAAGACAGGTAAATTATTAACAGGAAAGTTTGATTTAGCTTTTGAACCATCGGTATCAAAATCTTTGTTGGCACAATCAATGCCATCAACACCGATGCAACAAACCTTAATGTCGGTAACAGAAGCGTTCAAATCTTTCAAGAATTTAAGAGATTTACATAAAAAAGGTCAACTGCATTTTAGACCTAAACCTCCGGGCTATCTTAAGGGTTCTAAACTGTTCAAAGTTGCCTATCCTAATTCTGGGGGACAAAAACCGACATTAATCAATGGTCAACTTAGATTTTCTCTAGGATTAACAATTAGAAGATGGTTTGGGGTATCAGAATTTTTTTTACCCATGCCATCTAATCTTGATTACTCCCAGGTTAAAGAGTTTACTATTCTTCCTAAGAATGGTGCTTTTTACTTGGAAGTATCCTACGAGATAGAAAAACAAAGCCATGAATTAGATGTTAACCAAGCGTTATCTATTGATTTAGGAACTGCTGATAATTTAGCAGCTTGTGTTGATACTTTAGGAAATTCCTTTTTGATTGATGCCAGAGCGATGAAAGCCGCAAATCAACTTGGAAATAAAAAGGTATCAACTCGCAAAGAAGGTAAAGCCCAAGGATACTGGGATAACTGGTTAGACCGTATAACCCGTAAACGCAATCACCAAATGCGGGACGGGATTAATAAAGCCGCTAAACTAATGCTCAACCATTGCCTGAAATATGGCATTGGAACTTTAGTAATGGGATGGAATGAAGGGTTTAAAATTAACGCTGATTTGGGTAATTTGAATAATCAAAAGTTTGTTCAAATGCCTTTGGGTAAATTAAAATCCCGTGTCAAACAACTGTGTGATTTACACGGTATTTTATTTGTTGAAACCGAGGAAGCCTATACTTCAAAAGCTAGTTTCTTAGATGGAGACTCCCTACCCAAATACGGTGAAAAACCGATGGGGTGGAAAGCATCTGGAAACAGAATTAAGCGTGGTCTTTATCGGACGTCTGATGGTTTTGTTGTTAACGCTGACTTAAATGGTGCAGCCAATATTTTGAAAAAAGTATCGGGAAGATTAGGTTTGTCGCTTAATCAACTCAGTAGACGATCTTTGGCAGTCGTAGCGAGAATTAGATTAAACTAA
- a CDS encoding class I SAM-dependent methyltransferase, with the protein MVAVNQPITVNDQNLIEKALLLKVKRLTSARGQVVLPCAPALLDEYMSQFYALLTALGQNFTPDELKGLRQLVERKLQEGYQASPHSRLVFKYEPPDPTQGLTSGLKLTVTTEVTSLENKYKHWLTTREGPLFGAHPDAKLMAVVSNFSDPVHTPILDVGAGVGRNTLALARKGHPVDAVELTPDFAQIIAKEAKEASLPIRVIQSNILNPALVLPANYYRLAVIAEVISHFRNLEDVQTLLTKVCDAVAPGGLILFSTFITDENFELNDKVREMGQIQWSYLITRPEINSILQSLPVQMISDESVYEYERTHLPPEAWPPTTWFEHWSQGRDVVPIQNPPLSLRWLLCQVKK; encoded by the coding sequence GTGGTAGCCGTGAATCAACCGATTACAGTGAATGATCAAAACTTGATTGAAAAAGCACTTTTATTAAAAGTGAAACGACTGACTTCAGCACGAGGACAAGTTGTTCTTCCTTGTGCACCTGCTTTGCTGGACGAATACATGAGTCAGTTTTATGCGTTGCTGACAGCATTGGGGCAAAATTTTACTCCAGATGAATTGAAGGGGTTACGTCAGCTTGTGGAAAGAAAATTGCAGGAAGGATATCAAGCTTCACCCCATAGCCGTTTAGTCTTTAAATATGAACCTCCTGACCCCACCCAAGGATTAACCAGTGGTTTAAAACTCACCGTAACCACGGAAGTCACCTCTTTAGAAAATAAATATAAACACTGGTTAACCACCCGTGAAGGGCCGTTGTTTGGAGCCCATCCTGATGCTAAATTAATGGCGGTGGTGTCTAATTTCTCCGATCCCGTTCACACCCCTATTTTAGATGTCGGGGCGGGTGTGGGTCGAAATACCCTGGCTTTAGCCCGCAAAGGGCATCCGGTAGATGCAGTCGAACTCACCCCAGACTTTGCTCAAATTATTGCTAAGGAAGCCAAAGAAGCGAGTTTACCTATTCGGGTGATTCAAAGTAATATTCTCAACCCGGCTTTAGTTTTACCTGCTAATTATTATCGGTTAGCGGTAATTGCGGAAGTGATTTCCCATTTTCGGAACTTAGAGGATGTCCAAACCCTCTTAACTAAAGTCTGTGATGCGGTTGCTCCTGGAGGGTTAATTTTATTTAGTACATTTATTACTGATGAAAACTTTGAACTCAATGATAAAGTTCGAGAAATGGGTCAAATTCAATGGTCATATTTGATTACTCGTCCTGAAATTAATTCGATTTTACAAAGTTTACCTGTACAAATGATTTCTGATGAGTCGGTTTATGAGTATGAACGCACTCACCTCCCCCCGGAAGCTTGGCCGCCCACGACTTGGTTTGAGCATTGGTCACAGGGTCGAGATGTCGTCCCCATTCAAAACCCTCCTCTGTCCTTACGTTGGTTATTATGTCAGGTGAAAAAATAA
- a CDS encoding B12-binding domain-containing radical SAM protein yields the protein MKALLLYPQFPQSFWSYDRFMEIAGLKAVIPPLGIITVAAMLPPEWEIRFYDRNVTCETDADWQWCDLVILSAMLVQKPDFHALIHKAVRLGKTVAVGGPYPTSVPQDALDSGADFLILDEGEMTIPPFLEALRQGETQGIFRSIDKPDVTQSPIPRFDLLQQDAYLMMAIQFSRGCPFNCEFCDIISLYGRKPRTKEPDQALAELNTLYELGWRGSLFIVDDNFIGNQRNVKRFLRELIPWMQQHNYPFTFITEASVNLAEDDELLQLMGEAGFYAVFLGIETPDQDSLQLTRKLQNTRNPLIEACRKINDAGLLIYAGFILGFDGERTGAGDRIQAFVEQTSIPQPMLGILQALPNTALWERLKKEQRLIDSNSHPTGDQNTLMNFVPTRPITEIAREYVEGFWTMYEPENYLRRCLQQCLQIATLKHHQQTMKFPLGKGLRLVIQLIWHQGIRRPEIRGQFWYQLWIILLRKPQVLNMYLGLCAAGEHFWEYRALAKERITQQMTSDLPEPSVTFTAKQLSVRS from the coding sequence ATGAAAGCATTGCTACTCTATCCACAATTTCCTCAGTCCTTTTGGTCTTATGATCGCTTCATGGAAATTGCCGGACTGAAAGCAGTGATTCCGCCCTTGGGAATTATTACCGTTGCTGCAATGTTACCCCCAGAGTGGGAAATTCGATTTTACGATCGCAATGTCACCTGTGAAACCGATGCAGATTGGCAGTGGTGCGATTTAGTGATTCTTTCTGCGATGCTGGTGCAAAAGCCTGACTTTCACGCCCTAATTCATAAAGCCGTCCGACTGGGCAAAACCGTCGCCGTTGGTGGCCCCTATCCCACCTCTGTTCCCCAAGATGCCTTGGACTCTGGGGCCGATTTCCTGATTCTCGATGAAGGAGAAATGACTATTCCCCCATTTCTGGAAGCTCTGCGTCAAGGCGAAACCCAGGGGATCTTTCGTTCAATTGATAAGCCCGATGTCACTCAAAGCCCTATCCCCCGCTTTGACCTGCTTCAACAGGATGCCTATTTAATGATGGCGATTCAATTTTCACGGGGATGCCCCTTCAATTGCGAATTTTGTGACATTATTTCTCTCTATGGTCGTAAACCTCGCACCAAAGAACCGGATCAAGCTCTGGCTGAGTTAAACACCCTCTATGAGTTGGGTTGGCGGGGTTCATTGTTCATTGTGGATGATAACTTTATTGGTAATCAACGGAATGTTAAACGCTTTCTGCGAGAACTGATTCCCTGGATGCAGCAACATAACTATCCGTTTACTTTCATTACTGAAGCTTCGGTGAATTTGGCTGAGGATGATGAATTGTTGCAACTCATGGGTGAAGCGGGTTTTTATGCGGTGTTTCTGGGTATTGAAACCCCTGATCAAGATAGCTTACAACTCACTCGCAAATTGCAAAATACCCGTAATCCCCTAATAGAAGCCTGTCGTAAAATTAACGATGCAGGACTGTTGATCTATGCTGGATTTATCCTCGGTTTTGATGGAGAACGAACCGGAGCAGGCGATCGCATTCAAGCCTTTGTAGAACAAACCAGTATTCCACAACCGATGTTAGGAATTCTTCAAGCTCTACCTAATACAGCCCTCTGGGAGCGACTTAAAAAAGAACAGCGTTTAATTGATAGTAATAGCCATCCCACAGGTGATCAAAATACTCTAATGAATTTCGTTCCGACACGCCCGATCACAGAAATTGCTAGAGAATATGTTGAAGGGTTTTGGACGATGTACGAACCGGAGAATTATCTCCGACGGTGTTTACAACAATGTCTCCAAATTGCCACCTTAAAACATCATCAGCAAACCATGAAATTCCCTCTCGGCAAAGGATTAAGATTAGTAATTCAACTGATCTGGCATCAAGGCATTCGTCGCCCTGAAATTAGAGGCCAGTTTTGGTATCAACTGTGGATCATTCTGTTAAGAAAACCCCAGGTTTTGAATATGTATTTGGGGTTATGTGCGGCTGGAGAACATTTCTGGGAATACCGAGCCTTAGCAAAAGAACGGATTACTCAACAGATGACTTCTGATTTACCTGAACCCTCTGTTACCTTCACAGCAAAACAACTATCGGTACGGTCTTAA
- a CDS encoding glycoside hydrolase family 10 protein: MVNFTDLTNHWAKNSIETLANKGIISGYRDGTFKPDAPLTRAEFATMLIKAFPQLLDIREPLEFKDILPQFWAYSVIQKTYRTGFMSGYEDKSFKPQQNIPRVQALVALVKGLNYEPSQSIVKTLNQSLTDAKDIPNYAKTAIAAAIEHDLVVNYPEVKLLNPNKPATRAEVAVFFCQALRQVNEPLTIAEQYIVKPPLIPVPTGELRGVWLTNIDSDVLLSKNALTDALNLLSELQFNTVYPTIWNDGYTLYPSLLMERFTGIKIDPIPELKDRDILQEMIPLAKEKGISVIPWFEFGFMVPPNSKIAELRPHWITCRQDGTKAYKESQVNQVWLNPFHPQVQQFILGLIIEVVKTYDIDGIQLDDHFGLPVDLGYDEFTVQLYRKETGNPTPPSDFQEANWVSWRAKKITEFLTRIFWVIKDYKPNCILSLSPNPYLYAYSQFLQDWKTWEQEGYLEELVLQVYRDDLNGFLADLKRPELLEAKSHIPVSIGILTGLRIKPMSFEIVKEQIQLTRDRQFAGTSFFFYETWKQMMELETQKTEFKTLFSEGLQRPKLV, translated from the coding sequence ATGGTAAACTTTACAGATCTAACGAATCATTGGGCAAAAAATAGTATTGAAACCCTGGCGAATAAAGGCATTATCAGTGGTTATCGAGACGGAACCTTTAAACCCGATGCCCCTTTAACTCGTGCTGAGTTTGCTACAATGCTAATCAAAGCCTTTCCTCAACTTTTAGACATCCGAGAACCCCTCGAATTTAAGGATATTTTACCTCAATTTTGGGCTTATAGTGTGATTCAAAAAACCTATCGGACAGGGTTTATGAGTGGTTATGAAGACAAAAGTTTTAAACCGCAACAAAATATTCCCAGAGTTCAAGCCTTAGTCGCTTTAGTTAAAGGGTTAAATTATGAACCGAGTCAATCTATTGTTAAAACCTTAAATCAAAGCTTAACGGATGCTAAAGATATTCCCAATTATGCCAAAACTGCGATCGCTGCCGCCATTGAACATGACTTAGTTGTTAATTATCCAGAAGTCAAACTTTTAAACCCCAATAAACCCGCAACTCGTGCAGAAGTGGCTGTGTTTTTCTGTCAAGCTTTACGACAAGTTAATGAGCCCTTAACTATTGCCGAACAATATATTGTTAAACCTCCCCTTATTCCAGTTCCCACAGGAGAATTAAGAGGGGTTTGGTTAACAAATATTGATAGTGATGTTTTGTTGTCTAAAAATGCCTTAACAGATGCCTTGAATCTATTATCTGAATTGCAATTTAATACGGTTTATCCGACAATCTGGAATGACGGTTATACTCTATATCCGAGTCTGTTAATGGAACGGTTTACCGGAATTAAAATTGATCCCATTCCTGAATTAAAAGATCGAGATATTCTGCAAGAAATGATTCCCTTGGCAAAAGAAAAGGGCATTAGTGTGATTCCTTGGTTTGAATTTGGGTTTATGGTTCCCCCAAATTCAAAAATTGCCGAACTCCGTCCCCATTGGATTACTTGTCGTCAAGATGGTACAAAAGCCTATAAAGAAAGTCAAGTTAATCAAGTTTGGTTAAATCCCTTTCATCCCCAAGTTCAACAATTTATTTTAGGATTAATTATTGAAGTGGTTAAAACCTACGATATTGATGGGATTCAACTCGATGATCATTTTGGTTTACCTGTGGATTTAGGGTATGATGAATTTACTGTACAATTATATCGTAAGGAAACGGGAAATCCTACTCCTCCCAGCGATTTTCAGGAGGCAAATTGGGTAAGTTGGAGAGCTAAAAAAATCACAGAATTTTTAACTCGAATTTTCTGGGTTATTAAAGACTATAAACCCAATTGTATTCTTTCTTTATCCCCTAATCCTTATTTGTATGCCTATTCTCAATTTTTACAAGATTGGAAAACCTGGGAACAAGAAGGTTATTTAGAAGAATTAGTTTTACAAGTGTATCGAGATGATTTGAATGGGTTTTTAGCCGATTTAAAACGTCCTGAACTCTTAGAAGCAAAAAGCCATATTCCGGTTAGTATTGGGATTTTAACGGGATTAAGAATTAAACCCATGTCCTTTGAAATCGTTAAAGAACAAATCCAACTCACGCGCGATCGCCAATTTGCAGGAACATCATTTTTCTTCTATGAAACCTGGAAACAAATGATGGAATTAGAAACTCAAAAAACTGAATTTAAAACCTTATTTTCTGAGGGTTTACAACGTCCTAAATTGGTCTAA
- a CDS encoding Rpn family recombination-promoting nuclease/putative transposase — MRFINPKTDFAFKKIFGSSESKDILISFLNALVYNSEPMIQDLEIFDPYLAPKITGLKDTYLDVKAQLNTGEIVIIEMQVLNVEAFTKRVLYNAAKTYSLQLDAGQGYRFLKPVIALTITDFIEFENTDALISRFVFKEKNHNFNYSENELELVFVELPKFQKSLEELETLTDKWIYFMQSARLLETVPDTLDRVPQIQRAFEIANQTNLTREELDEVEKVELFLQDQRNAISFAENQARQEGQTEGRTEKAIEIARQLLNILDDETISRTTGLSLAEIQNLRS; from the coding sequence ATGCGTTTTATCAATCCTAAAACTGATTTTGCCTTTAAAAAAATCTTTGGCTCATCGGAAAGTAAGGATATTTTAATTAGTTTTCTGAATGCACTGGTTTATAATTCTGAGCCAATGATTCAGGATTTAGAAATTTTTGATCCTTACCTTGCGCCCAAAATTACGGGATTAAAGGATACTTATTTAGATGTTAAAGCTCAACTGAATACGGGTGAGATTGTTATTATTGAGATGCAGGTTTTAAATGTAGAAGCCTTTACAAAACGAGTGTTATACAATGCAGCAAAAACCTATTCTCTGCAATTAGATGCTGGACAAGGTTATCGTTTTCTAAAACCTGTGATTGCTTTAACGATTACCGATTTTATTGAGTTTGAAAATACTGATGCTTTAATTTCTCGGTTTGTGTTTAAAGAAAAAAATCACAACTTTAATTATTCTGAAAATGAATTAGAGTTAGTGTTTGTGGAATTACCCAAATTTCAGAAATCTTTAGAGGAATTAGAGACATTAACGGATAAATGGATTTATTTTATGCAAAGTGCTAGACTATTAGAAACTGTTCCTGATACCTTAGACCGTGTTCCTCAAATTCAACGCGCGTTTGAAATTGCTAATCAAACGAATTTAACCCGTGAGGAACTCGATGAAGTTGAAAAAGTGGAACTGTTTTTACAGGATCAAAGAAATGCAATTAGTTTTGCAGAAAATCAAGCTAGACAAGAGGGCCAAACAGAAGGTAGAACCGAAAAAGCGATAGAAATTGCTCGTCAACTCCTAAATATTTTAGATGATGAAACCATTAGTCGCACAACGGGGTTAAGTTTAGCAGAAATTCAAAATTTAAGATCCTGA
- a CDS encoding M28 family peptidase, which produces MQWITKAALIRLGILLGGLMVLFMAIAFLMTTMPEKSYSGQLPPLTASQQQLRDDLNRDIKIMTEDIGEHNYLFYNNLIQVEKFLKTRLSQAGYSVNTQEYSVNGQVFSNLEVEIKGTEKPDEIVIIGAHYDSVVGSPGANDNGTGAVAVLSLAQLFSTTHPKRTLRFVEFVNEEPPFFWSENMGSLVYAKRCQKRQENIVAMLSLETMGFYSQARNSQQYPVNILRLIYPNQGNFIGFIGNIGSRSLIHQVIAKFRTSAQFPSQGVSLPDFIPGVGWSDHWSFWQVGYPALMVTDTAPFRYPYYHTQQDTPDQIDYDSLTYVVSGLQSVIQDLTH; this is translated from the coding sequence ATGCAATGGATCACGAAAGCTGCTCTCATCCGTCTGGGGATTTTATTAGGGGGTTTAATGGTTTTGTTTATGGCGATCGCATTTTTAATGACAACCATGCCCGAAAAAAGCTATTCAGGACAGTTACCTCCCCTAACTGCCTCTCAACAGCAATTGCGGGATGATTTAAACCGAGATATTAAAATCATGACTGAAGATATTGGCGAACATAATTATCTTTTTTATAACAATTTAATTCAAGTCGAAAAATTTTTAAAGACACGGTTGAGTCAAGCAGGTTATTCGGTTAATACTCAAGAGTATTCCGTTAATGGACAAGTTTTTAGCAACTTAGAAGTAGAAATTAAAGGAACTGAAAAACCCGATGAAATTGTCATTATTGGTGCTCATTATGATTCGGTTGTTGGTTCTCCTGGAGCAAACGATAATGGAACCGGAGCCGTTGCTGTTTTATCCTTAGCCCAGTTATTTTCCACAACTCACCCCAAACGAACCTTGCGGTTTGTGGAATTTGTTAATGAAGAACCTCCGTTTTTCTGGTCAGAAAATATGGGAAGTTTGGTTTATGCTAAACGCTGTCAAAAACGTCAGGAAAATATTGTAGCCATGCTGAGTTTAGAAACAATGGGCTTTTATTCTCAAGCTAGGAATAGTCAACAGTATCCGGTCAATATTTTAAGATTAATTTATCCCAATCAAGGAAATTTTATTGGTTTTATTGGTAATATTGGCTCCCGATCCTTAATCCATCAAGTTATAGCAAAATTTCGGACTTCTGCTCAATTTCCCTCCCAAGGCGTTAGTTTACCTGATTTTATTCCGGGGGTTGGATGGTCAGATCACTGGTCATTTTGGCAAGTTGGCTATCCCGCTTTAATGGTTACAGATACAGCCCCCTTTCGTTATCCTTATTATCATACTCAACAAGATACTCCCGATCAAATCGATTATGATTCCTTAACCTATGTTGTATCAGGATTGCAATCTGTGATTCAAGATTTAACCCATTAA
- a CDS encoding GNAT family N-acetyltransferase, protein MIIIRPYLEQDWSLICHAHDRAQPAEFKGSCDLRAMTPLAHNPNADKICYSYKKFVACKGKTVVGFVAIDRNCIALLYVDPDYQNQGIGKRLLHLALKLIGSPAYTIVMAGNQRAIAFYKKAEFQEIGTFKSHISGYPCKFMRLVRLTEKIDPL, encoded by the coding sequence ATGATTATTATTCGTCCTTATTTAGAACAGGATTGGTCACTCATTTGTCACGCTCATGATCGCGCTCAACCTGCGGAATTTAAAGGATCTTGTGATTTAAGAGCCATGACACCGTTAGCGCACAATCCTAATGCGGACAAAATTTGCTATTCCTATAAGAAATTTGTAGCTTGTAAAGGGAAAACGGTTGTCGGTTTTGTTGCCATTGATCGCAACTGTATTGCCTTATTATATGTTGATCCTGACTATCAAAATCAAGGCATTGGTAAGCGGTTATTACACTTAGCTTTGAAGTTGATTGGTTCACCCGCTTATACGATTGTGATGGCAGGAAATCAACGAGCGATCGCTTTTTATAAAAAAGCTGAATTTCAAGAAATTGGTACTTTTAAAAGCCATATTTCCGGTTATCCCTGCAAATTTATGCGTTTAGTTCGTTTAACAGAAAAGATTGATCCGTTATAG
- a CDS encoding VOC family protein, translating to MESTQAISPKVLSPGWLRRVHHIALNVVNLENSRYFYGTILGLHELVGDEVPTTLKSLVEAGKVANFVTPDGTVIDLFAEPDLNPPDPDPTIAFTRVNHLAFDIAPECFDQAVEVLRSHSNQANTSHPLIIDHGPVTRPTGRGIYFYDPDGFMLEIRCDSE from the coding sequence ATGGAATCTACTCAAGCGATATCCCCAAAAGTTCTATCTCCTGGATGGTTACGCCGGGTTCACCATATTGCGTTAAATGTTGTTAATTTAGAAAATTCTCGCTATTTTTATGGTACAATTCTAGGGTTACATGAATTAGTTGGGGATGAAGTTCCCACTACCTTAAAATCCTTAGTTGAAGCAGGGAAAGTGGCTAATTTTGTCACCCCTGATGGGACGGTAATTGATTTATTTGCTGAACCCGATTTAAACCCTCCTGATCCTGATCCAACAATCGCGTTTACCCGCGTTAATCATTTGGCTTTTGACATTGCACCGGAATGTTTTGATCAAGCTGTAGAGGTATTGCGATCGCACAGCAATCAGGCTAACACCTCCCATCCCCTGATCATAGATCATGGCCCTGTCACTCGTCCCACTGGACGCGGGATTTATTTCTACGACCCCGATGGTTTCATGTTAGAAATTCGCTGTGATTCCGAATAA